The genome window GTTGCACCACGAGGCATCGCCATTGATCGGCGCTCTTCTGCGGCAGCTCACCGAGGATTGGGATTTCGACGCTGTTGGTGGCTTGACCTTGGGCGCGGACCCCGTCGCCGATTCCGTTTTGCACGCATCCGGCCGGCCCATCGACGCGTTCGTCGTGCGCAAAGAGGCGAAGAAACACGGCATGCAGCGTCGTATTGAAGGACCGGACATCAAAGGCAAGCGTGTGCTCGTCGTCGAAGATACGACAACCACAGGAAATAGCCCACTGACGGCGGTCAAGGCGGCACGTGAAGCCGGGGCCGAGGTTGTCGGTGTCGCCACCGTGGTGGACCGCAACACGGGTGCGGCCGATGCCATCCATAAAGAAGG of Corynebacterium kroppenstedtii DSM 44385 contains these proteins:
- the pyrE gene encoding orotate phosphoribosyltransferase, whose product is MTDHTNPGAKDAEPTSAAKNLDPERRARLAELVKELAVVMGKVTLSSGKEADYYVDLRRATLHHEASPLIGALLRQLTEDWDFDAVGGLTLGADPVADSVLHASGRPIDAFVVRKEAKKHGMQRRIEGPDIKGKRVLVVEDTTTTGNSPLTAVKAAREAGAEVVGVATVVDRNTGAADAIHKEGLEYRSILGLKDLGLE